From Caminibacter mediatlanticus TB-2, the proteins below share one genomic window:
- the pyrH gene encoding UMP kinase produces MKRKENRILIKFSGEALAGDSGFGIDTKTLKYLADEIKFVINEGFEVAVVIGGGNFIRGVSAAKDGIIKRTSGDYMGMLATVINAVAMQEALENDGIPVRVQSAIKMEEIAENFIVRRAIRHLEKGRVVIFAAGTGNPFFTTDTAGVLRASEIGASAIIKATKVDGIYNKDPKKFEDAKLLKEISYEDALKENIKVMDDTAIALARENKLPIIVCNMFKKGNLLKILKKDPDAKYSIVKEK; encoded by the coding sequence ATGAAAAGAAAAGAAAATAGAATTTTAATAAAATTCTCAGGAGAAGCCCTTGCAGGTGATAGTGGATTTGGGATTGATACTAAAACTTTAAAATATTTAGCAGATGAAATAAAATTTGTAATAAATGAAGGTTTTGAAGTAGCAGTTGTTATTGGTGGAGGAAACTTCATAAGAGGTGTATCTGCTGCAAAAGATGGAATTATTAAGCGTACAAGCGGTGATTATATGGGAATGCTTGCAACTGTAATCAATGCAGTTGCAATGCAAGAAGCATTAGAAAATGATGGAATACCTGTTAGAGTACAAAGTGCTATAAAAATGGAAGAGATTGCTGAAAATTTTATAGTAAGAAGAGCAATTAGACACCTTGAAAAAGGAAGAGTTGTTATATTTGCAGCAGGTACTGGTAATCCATTTTTTACTACCGATACAGCAGGAGTCCTTAGAGCGAGTGAAATTGGAGCAAGTGCTATTATTAAAGCTACAAAAGTTGATGGAATATATAATAAAGACCCTAAAAAATTTGAGGATGCTAAACTCTTAAAAGAGATAAGCTATGAAGATGCACTAAAAGAAAATATAAAAGTTATGGATGATACAGCAATTGCTTTAGCAAGAGAAAACAAACTTCCTATAATTGTATGTAATATGTTTAAAAAAGGAAATTTATTAAAAATTCTAAAAAAAGACCCTGATGCAAAATATTCAATCGTAAAGGAGAAATAA
- a CDS encoding DNA-directed RNA polymerase subunit omega — translation MRIEQINAKALERVDYDRYLLSQAVAKRVNQLLNGEKPLIELPKKNMQPTEIAILEIAEGLIKVKEI, via the coding sequence ATGAGAATTGAACAAATAAACGCAAAAGCATTAGAGAGAGTTGATTATGATAGATATTTATTAAGTCAAGCAGTAGCAAAAAGAGTAAATCAATTATTAAATGGAGAAAAACCATTAATTGAACTTCCAAAGAAAAATATGCAACCAACAGAAATTGCAATTTTAGAAATTGCAGAAGGTTTAATTAAGGTAAAAGAAATTTGA
- a CDS encoding RelA/SpoT family protein, whose translation MNKNFNELIEKVKKTHTTQEAKELLLAQANTPKIQKAIDFAIKAHNGQKRKSGEDYVVHPLLVATITSFFNDNENVITAAILHDVVEDTEYSIEYIQKEFQEEVANLVEGLTKIVSIRDNSLVPSNSNEKLAKSALTFRKMLLSSIKDIRVLVIKLCDRLHNMLTLEALPPHKQKRIAEETLVVYTPIAHRLGIATLKNILEDLAFKYLLPEEYKKIDEYIQKHKNIFQIKLNEFIQTIETFLLENGFKEEDFEIKSRIKHYYSIFLKMQRKGISIEEVLDLLAVRVIVKNPIDCYKTLGIVHLNFRPLISRFKDYIAIPKENGYQTIHTTVYNKNSIIEVQIRTFDMDKNAEFGIAAHWKYKLNSASPNLKWIEDMKFDEDIEDFYELAKNDLFSEDIVVYSPKFDTFTLPLNATALDFAYAVHTDIGNRAIEAYVNKEKVSLLHPLKTGDIVKIKTGDKEIPRCSWINALKTSKAKYEQKKLCRIKEKEINRNLAIAILSTIFGLEKQKIRALVKVNNLCENIEKIVDDLNFLKEVVRKIYKTIKQKNLLYFKNINLKEYIFGNIKVLSNKPINSIRFNYCCHPKEGDKILGILEKKEVEIHHRFCNNAEEKIKNAVFVEWLKNTQNRFFLVVMLQNKKGELAKFVNFLTKNNIFIHTIELGKESNNCTLEIEFDSKNYNTLKEKIAKNYKIIEFIPKKDAYNG comes from the coding sequence TTGAATAAAAATTTTAATGAATTAATAGAAAAAGTAAAAAAAACTCACACTACACAAGAAGCTAAAGAGCTTCTTTTAGCACAAGCTAATACCCCAAAAATTCAAAAAGCAATTGATTTTGCCATAAAAGCCCATAATGGACAGAAAAGAAAAAGTGGTGAAGATTATGTTGTACATCCTCTTTTAGTTGCTACAATTACAAGTTTTTTTAATGATAATGAAAATGTAATTACTGCTGCAATTCTTCATGATGTAGTAGAAGATACTGAATATTCAATCGAATATATTCAAAAAGAATTTCAAGAAGAAGTAGCTAATTTAGTAGAAGGATTAACTAAAATTGTATCAATTAGAGATAATTCTTTAGTTCCATCTAATTCAAATGAAAAATTAGCAAAATCAGCCCTAACTTTTAGAAAAATGCTTCTTTCATCCATAAAAGATATAAGAGTTTTAGTTATAAAACTTTGTGATAGACTTCATAATATGTTAACTCTTGAAGCACTTCCTCCTCATAAACAAAAAAGAATTGCAGAAGAGACACTTGTTGTTTATACGCCAATAGCCCATAGACTTGGAATTGCAACTTTAAAAAATATTTTAGAAGATTTAGCTTTTAAATACCTTCTTCCAGAAGAATATAAAAAAATAGATGAATATATACAAAAACACAAAAATATTTTTCAAATAAAACTAAATGAATTTATACAAACAATTGAAACATTTTTATTAGAAAATGGTTTTAAAGAAGAAGATTTTGAAATTAAAAGTAGAATAAAGCATTATTACTCTATTTTTCTTAAAATGCAAAGAAAAGGAATTTCGATTGAAGAAGTTTTAGACTTACTTGCTGTAAGAGTTATAGTTAAAAATCCAATTGATTGTTATAAAACTCTTGGAATAGTCCATCTAAATTTTAGACCTCTAATTAGTAGATTTAAAGACTATATTGCAATTCCAAAAGAAAATGGTTATCAAACAATTCATACAACAGTTTATAATAAAAATTCAATTATTGAAGTTCAAATTAGAACATTTGATATGGATAAAAATGCAGAATTTGGAATTGCTGCTCATTGGAAATATAAGTTAAACTCAGCCTCTCCTAATCTTAAATGGATTGAAGATATGAAGTTTGATGAAGATATTGAAGATTTTTATGAACTTGCAAAAAATGACCTTTTTAGCGAAGATATTGTAGTTTACTCTCCTAAATTTGATACTTTTACTCTTCCACTTAATGCAACAGCTCTTGATTTTGCATATGCAGTTCATACTGATATTGGAAATAGAGCCATCGAAGCATATGTGAACAAAGAAAAAGTATCACTCCTTCACCCTCTAAAAACAGGAGATATTGTTAAAATAAAAACAGGTGATAAAGAAATTCCAAGATGTAGTTGGATTAATGCTCTAAAAACAAGTAAAGCTAAATATGAACAAAAAAAACTATGTAGAATCAAAGAAAAAGAAATAAATAGAAACCTTGCAATAGCAATTCTCTCAACAATTTTTGGATTAGAAAAACAAAAAATAAGAGCATTAGTAAAAGTAAATAATTTATGTGAAAATATCGAAAAAATTGTTGATGATTTAAACTTTTTAAAAGAAGTAGTTAGAAAAATTTATAAAACAATTAAGCAAAAAAATCTTCTATATTTTAAAAACATTAATTTAAAAGAGTATATCTTTGGCAATATAAAAGTATTATCTAATAAACCAATAAATAGTATAAGATTTAATTATTGTTGTCATCCAAAAGAAGGGGATAAAATTTTAGGCATATTAGAAAAAAAAGAAGTTGAAATTCATCATAGATTTTGTAATAATGCCGAAGAAAAAATTAAAAATGCTGTTTTTGTTGAGTGGCTTAAAAATACTCAAAATAGATTCTTCCTTGTTGTAATGTTACAAAACAAAAAAGGAGAATTAGCAAAATTTGTTAATTTCTTAACAAAAAATAATATATTTATTCACACCATTGAACTTGGAAAAGAGTCAAACAATTGTACTCTTGAAATTGAATTTGATTCAAAAAATTATAATACATTAAAAGAAAAAATTGCTAAAAATTATAAAATAATAGAATTTATACCAAAAAAGGATGCTTATAATGGATAA
- the tyrS gene encoding tyrosine--tRNA ligase, whose amino-acid sequence MDNKKTKLQKHPKLDEAIAEIKRGSNEIIGLEKIEELVNKFLHTGERFTIKAGFDPTAPDLHLGHTVLLQKLKTFQKYGAKVQFLIGDFTAQIGDPTGKSATRKMLTPEEVKQNAKTYEAQVFKILDKDLTDVVFNSTWLNKLGATGIVELTTTYTVARMLERDDFEKRFKSQTPIAISEFIYPLLQGYDSVALKSDIEIGGTDQKFNLLMGRHLQKVYNIGKEQSVIMMPLLVGLDGVNKMSKSLGNYIGITEDANTIFAKVMSISDELMWDWYELLSDKSIEEIKELKEQVKNGLNPKVVKEMLAIEIVDRFHGKDTGEKAKEHFDKVHKQNQIPDDIEEFEIEPQNIVDALVTTKLANSKSEARRHIKGGAVRINQEKISSQDINLEKDKEYILQIGKRKFAKVRVK is encoded by the coding sequence ATGGATAATAAAAAAACAAAATTACAAAAACATCCAAAATTAGATGAGGCAATTGCTGAAATTAAAAGAGGGAGCAATGAAATTATTGGACTTGAAAAAATAGAAGAATTAGTTAATAAATTCTTACATACAGGTGAAAGATTTACTATAAAAGCAGGATTTGACCCAACTGCACCTGATTTACATTTAGGTCATACAGTGTTGCTTCAAAAACTTAAAACTTTTCAAAAATATGGTGCAAAAGTTCAATTTCTAATAGGAGATTTTACTGCACAAATTGGGGACCCAACAGGGAAAAGTGCAACTCGTAAAATGCTAACTCCTGAGGAAGTTAAACAAAATGCTAAAACATATGAAGCCCAAGTTTTTAAAATATTAGACAAAGATTTAACAGATGTTGTTTTTAACTCAACTTGGCTAAATAAACTTGGAGCAACAGGAATAGTAGAACTTACTACTACTTATACAGTTGCAAGAATGTTAGAGCGTGATGACTTTGAAAAAAGATTTAAATCTCAAACTCCTATTGCTATTAGTGAATTTATCTATCCCCTACTTCAAGGATATGATAGTGTAGCTCTAAAAAGTGATATAGAAATTGGTGGGACTGACCAAAAATTTAATTTACTTATGGGAAGACATCTTCAAAAAGTTTATAATATAGGAAAAGAACAAAGTGTTATAATGATGCCACTTCTTGTTGGGCTTGATGGTGTTAATAAAATGAGTAAATCTCTTGGAAATTATATTGGTATTACAGAAGATGCTAATACAATTTTTGCAAAAGTTATGTCAATTTCTGATGAACTTATGTGGGATTGGTATGAGTTATTAAGTGATAAATCAATAGAAGAGATAAAAGAACTTAAAGAACAAGTAAAAAATGGTCTTAATCCAAAAGTTGTAAAAGAGATGCTTGCAATAGAAATTGTAGATAGATTTCATGGAAAAGACACAGGAGAAAAAGCAAAAGAGCATTTTGATAAAGTTCATAAACAAAATCAAATTCCTGATGATATAGAAGAGTTTGAAATTGAACCTCAAAATATTGTAGATGCATTAGTTACTACAAAACTTGCTAATTCTAAAAGTGAAGCAAGAAGACATATAAAAGGCGGGGCTGTAAGAATTAATCAAGAAAAAATATCTTCACAAGATATTAATTTAGAAAAAGACAAAGAATATATTTTACAAATTGGAAAAAGAAAATTTGCAAAAGTGAGAGTAAAATGA
- a CDS encoding nitronate monooxygenase: MNLKPLKIGKWEIKYPIIQGGMGLGISWDKLAGNVSKEGCLGVISAVGTGYYEKESYVRQKVEGRPLTEKEFYNRDALIKIFENARKICGEAPLGCNVLYAINDYGRVVRDACEAGANIIITGAGLPTDMPEFTKDFPDVALVPIVSTGRAFKLIARRWEKRYGRIPDAVIVEGPLSGGHQGFKYEDCFKEENQLENLIPDVREEVNRWDKNIPVIAAGGIWDRKDIEKFLSLGANGVQMGTRFALTYECDASDNFKQVLLNAKKDDIILMKSPVGYPARGVRTKLIQKVEKKEGPKVKCISNCVAPCHRGEEARKVGYCIADRLADAYLGDTENGLFFSGAYGYKADKLMHVKDLIKELVEE, encoded by the coding sequence ATGAATTTAAAACCTTTAAAAATAGGAAAATGGGAAATCAAATATCCAATAATTCAAGGAGGAATGGGACTTGGAATTAGTTGGGATAAATTAGCTGGAAATGTAAGCAAAGAAGGATGTCTTGGTGTAATTAGTGCAGTTGGTACTGGTTATTATGAAAAAGAAAGTTATGTTAGACAAAAAGTCGAAGGTAGACCGCTAACTGAAAAAGAGTTTTATAATCGCGATGCATTAATTAAAATTTTTGAAAATGCAAGAAAAATATGCGGAGAGGCTCCTCTTGGATGTAATGTATTATATGCTATTAATGATTATGGAAGAGTTGTAAGAGATGCATGTGAAGCTGGGGCTAATATTATAATTACAGGAGCTGGGCTTCCTACTGATATGCCTGAATTTACAAAAGATTTTCCAGATGTTGCATTAGTACCTATTGTATCAACAGGAAGAGCATTTAAATTAATAGCAAGAAGATGGGAAAAAAGATATGGAAGAATTCCTGATGCTGTTATAGTGGAAGGGCCTCTAAGTGGTGGTCATCAAGGCTTTAAATATGAAGATTGCTTTAAAGAAGAAAATCAACTTGAAAATTTAATTCCTGATGTAAGAGAAGAAGTTAATAGATGGGATAAAAATATCCCTGTAATTGCAGCTGGGGGAATTTGGGATAGAAAAGATATTGAAAAATTCCTTTCACTTGGAGCTAATGGTGTTCAGATGGGTACAAGATTTGCTTTAACTTACGAATGTGATGCAAGTGATAATTTTAAACAAGTTTTATTAAATGCAAAAAAAGACGATATTATTTTAATGAAATCTCCTGTTGGATACCCTGCAAGAGGAGTTAGAACTAAACTTATTCAAAAAGTAGAAAAAAAAGAGGGGCCAAAAGTGAAATGTATATCAAATTGTGTAGCTCCTTGCCATAGAGGAGAAGAAGCAAGAAAAGTTGGATATTGTATTGCTGATAGACTTGCTGATGCTTATTTAGGAGATACAGAAAATGGTCTATTTTTTAGCGGAGCATATGGATACAAGGCAGATAAATTAATGCATGTAAAAGATTTAATAAAAGAGTTAGTTGAAGAATGA
- a CDS encoding N-acetylmuramoyl-L-alanine amidase family protein, producing MKKLILLFFTIFLFGCNTKSYNTAYNDYYKNQQLYINALLNNDKKTQIKALKELIECGEYLNFDISTYKKKYQSLIKTSQKKVKKTSYFSKYIKIHSTNPLKITIPSNNIKHFVIKRKNIYKEVIDIKNAITPKFIKRKIGNITLKIAQFNKNTVRIVYSSNKPFYFKYEIKNNKLYTYLYPKTTLTKKTNYKKTVFNRKKVIVIDPGHGGKDSGGIGIGNRYEKYAVLNIAKKLANILKRKGYIVYLTRKSDYFIPLKKRTHYANLKKANLFISLHCNIAPKHITSPRGIETYYLSPTRNERAIEVARLENKEIAKLNYLDQRVILNFLNKDRIISSQKFGIDVQNNIINTLRKKYKYIKNGGVRPAPFWVLVGTQMPAILIELGYLTNPLEVKRLFNPTYQYYLAKGIAKGVDSYFKKNP from the coding sequence ATGAAAAAATTAATTCTTCTTTTCTTTACTATTTTTTTATTTGGATGTAATACAAAATCGTATAATACTGCATATAATGATTATTATAAAAATCAACAACTGTACATCAATGCACTTTTAAATAACGATAAAAAAACTCAAATTAAAGCATTAAAGGAATTAATAGAATGTGGAGAATATCTAAATTTTGACATTTCAACTTATAAGAAAAAATACCAATCACTAATAAAAACATCTCAAAAAAAAGTTAAAAAAACAAGTTATTTTAGTAAATATATAAAAATACACTCTACTAATCCTCTAAAAATTACAATACCTTCTAACAATATTAAACATTTTGTAATCAAAAGAAAAAATATTTATAAAGAAGTTATTGATATAAAAAATGCAATAACTCCAAAATTCATAAAAAGAAAAATTGGAAACATAACTTTAAAAATCGCTCAATTTAATAAAAATACTGTAAGAATTGTATATTCATCTAACAAGCCTTTTTACTTTAAATATGAAATTAAAAATAATAAACTTTATACATATTTGTACCCAAAAACAACCTTAACTAAAAAAACTAATTATAAAAAAACAGTATTTAATAGAAAAAAAGTTATTGTAATTGACCCAGGTCATGGAGGCAAAGATAGTGGAGGAATTGGTATAGGAAATAGATATGAAAAGTACGCTGTTTTAAATATTGCAAAAAAACTTGCCAATATTTTAAAAAGAAAAGGATATATAGTATATCTTACAAGAAAAAGTGATTACTTTATTCCTCTAAAAAAAAGAACCCATTATGCAAACTTAAAAAAAGCTAATTTATTTATTTCACTTCATTGTAATATAGCTCCAAAACATATAACATCTCCACGAGGAATAGAAACATATTACCTCTCTCCAACAAGAAATGAAAGAGCAATTGAAGTTGCACGATTAGAAAATAAAGAAATAGCTAAATTAAATTATCTTGACCAAAGAGTAATTTTAAATTTTTTAAATAAAGATAGAATAATATCTTCTCAAAAATTTGGAATTGATGTTCAAAATAACATAATAAATACTTTAAGAAAAAAATATAAATATATCAAAAATGGAGGAGTAAGACCTGCTCCTTTTTGGGTATTAGTTGGGACTCAAATGCCAGCAATTTTAATAGAACTTGGCTATTTAACAAATCCTCTTGAAGTAAAAAGACTTTTTAATCCAACATATCAATACTATTTAGCAAAAGGGATAGCAAAAGGAGTAGATTCTTATTTTAAAAAGAATCCTTAA
- a CDS encoding carbonic anhydrase codes for MEKIFKGVIHFKQEDYESHKELFKELKKGQKPHTFFIGCSDSRVIPNLITKTLPGELFVVRNIANVIPPCNINDGTYKCTASAVEYAVKYLNVKNIVICGHSNCGGLKALFYSKEKLEKLPFVNRWLDIIRPLKEKVKDIKDEGLREWEIEQLNILAQIENLLTYDFVKDKFEKEELNIYGWYYIIETGEVYNYNFEKEEFELIG; via the coding sequence ATGGAGAAAATATTTAAAGGTGTTATTCATTTTAAACAAGAAGATTATGAATCACATAAAGAACTATTTAAAGAATTAAAAAAAGGACAAAAACCACATACTTTTTTTATTGGATGTAGTGATAGTAGAGTGATTCCGAATTTAATTACCAAAACGCTTCCAGGAGAGTTATTTGTAGTTAGAAATATTGCAAATGTTATACCACCTTGCAATATTAATGATGGTACATATAAGTGTACAGCATCAGCTGTTGAATATGCAGTTAAATATTTAAATGTAAAAAATATAGTAATTTGTGGTCATAGTAATTGTGGAGGATTAAAAGCACTTTTTTATTCAAAAGAAAAATTAGAAAAACTACCTTTTGTAAATAGATGGCTTGATATAATAAGACCTCTAAAAGAAAAAGTTAAAGATATAAAAGATGAGGGATTAAGGGAGTGGGAGATAGAGCAGTTAAATATTTTGGCTCAAATAGAAAATTTATTAACGTATGATTTTGTAAAAGATAAATTTGAGAAAGAAGAACTTAATATATATGGTTGGTATTATATAATAGAAACAGGAGAAGTTTATAATTATAATTTTGAAAAAGAGGAATTTGAATTAATAGGTTAA
- a CDS encoding M20/M25/M40 family metallo-hydrolase, producing the protein MLNEILNIFEKITKIPHCSGKTQEIREFIISFTKNFNYEIKTDKAGNILVTSKNPLLCLQSHIDMVCVGNSNIEIIRDGDYLRAKNSSLGADNGIGVAIMLYLISQNKNLEFLFTNDEEIGLIGAKNLDLNIKSKYLLNLDSEDDRIVIIGSAGGVDARVIYPESFKKVYGVKGEIIIDKLPGGHSGIDIDKNIPNAIVELLKRVKNTTYIKGGERRNSIPVKVFSEEVFGGNEEIEVYDDKYIHFLKELPHGVIEYDFEYKVPSKSINFALIDGFESVFSLRANTNEKLKEVKEYLLSKTKGAEVIFEDEYPAWAPEMNEFTKTIIEVTNTMPYVVHAGLECGVLKEKFPEVKFASYGPKIENPHTIRERVKISSVDKVFKNILKLIERMENGENI; encoded by the coding sequence ATGCTAAATGAGATATTAAATATTTTTGAAAAAATTACCAAAATTCCTCATTGTAGTGGAAAAACTCAGGAGATTAGAGAGTTTATAATTTCGTTTACAAAAAATTTTAATTATGAAATAAAAACAGATAAAGCTGGAAATATCTTAGTAACTTCTAAAAATCCTCTACTTTGTTTACAATCTCATATTGATATGGTATGTGTTGGGAATTCTAATATTGAAATTATAAGAGATGGTGATTATTTAAGGGCTAAAAATTCTTCACTTGGGGCTGATAATGGAATAGGTGTTGCAATTATGCTTTATTTAATCTCACAAAATAAAAATTTAGAGTTTCTTTTTACAAATGATGAAGAAATTGGTCTTATTGGAGCTAAGAATTTAGACCTCAATATTAAATCAAAATATTTATTAAATCTTGATAGCGAGGATGATAGAATTGTTATAATTGGCTCAGCAGGTGGAGTTGATGCAAGGGTTATTTATCCTGAGAGTTTTAAAAAAGTTTATGGGGTTAAGGGTGAGATTATAATTGATAAACTTCCAGGAGGGCATAGTGGAATTGATATAGATAAAAATATTCCAAATGCAATAGTTGAGTTATTAAAAAGAGTTAAAAATACAACTTATATAAAAGGAGGAGAGAGAAGAAACTCTATCCCTGTTAAAGTTTTTAGTGAAGAGGTTTTTGGTGGAAATGAAGAAATTGAAGTTTATGATGATAAATATATCCATTTTTTAAAAGAATTGCCGCATGGAGTGATTGAGTATGATTTTGAATATAAAGTCCCAAGTAAATCTATAAATTTTGCTTTAATTGATGGATTTGAGAGTGTTTTTTCTCTTAGAGCTAATACAAATGAAAAATTAAAAGAAGTTAAAGAGTATTTACTATCAAAAACAAAAGGAGCTGAGGTTATTTTTGAAGATGAATATCCAGCATGGGCACCTGAGATGAATGAATTTACAAAAACTATTATAGAAGTTACGAATACTATGCCGTATGTAGTTCATGCAGGTCTTGAATGTGGAGTGTTAAAAGAAAAATTTCCTGAGGTAAAATTTGCTTCATATGGACCTAAAATAGAAAATCCTCATACTATTCGAGAGAGAGTTAAAATTAGTTCAGTAGATAAAGTGTTTAAAAATATATTAAAATTAATAGAAAGGATGGAAAATGGAGAAAATATTTAA
- the cmoB gene encoding tRNA 5-methoxyuridine(34)/uridine 5-oxyacetic acid(34) synthase CmoB — MNIEEILKEREEWFKWKNIAPIVTQLNNLKLKMKNWKIDSFFLNDTIEINLSNYDKDFLLNTAKMLKPWRKGPFKVGDIFIDSEWKSYIKWNTLIPFLDLENKDILDVGCNNGYYMFRMLEMDPKSITGFDPSALFNLQFEFINSFINSKIKIEYKLLGVEHIPYYHKKFDVIFCMGVLYHRKDPIDMLKTLKAGLKKGGEVILDTLIIEGNEEVALSPLRYAKMKNVYFIPTLKTLYNWIKRANFSDVKFIGKRYTTTNEQRKTDWIEGESLESFLNKTQTKTIEGYDPPLRCYLKLKN, encoded by the coding sequence ATGAATATAGAAGAAATTTTAAAAGAAAGAGAAGAGTGGTTTAAATGGAAAAATATCGCCCCAATTGTTACTCAGTTAAATAATTTAAAACTAAAAATGAAAAATTGGAAAATAGATTCATTTTTTTTAAATGACACAATAGAGATAAACTTATCAAATTATGATAAAGATTTTTTATTAAATACAGCCAAAATGCTAAAACCTTGGAGAAAAGGACCTTTTAAAGTAGGAGATATTTTTATAGATAGTGAGTGGAAAAGTTATATTAAATGGAATACCCTAATTCCTTTTTTAGATTTAGAAAACAAAGATATTTTAGATGTTGGATGTAACAATGGATATTATATGTTTAGAATGCTTGAAATGGACCCAAAAAGTATTACTGGATTTGACCCAAGTGCTTTATTTAATTTGCAATTTGAATTTATAAATAGTTTTATTAACAGTAAAATTAAAATTGAATATAAACTACTTGGAGTTGAACATATTCCTTATTATCATAAAAAGTTTGATGTAATTTTTTGTATGGGAGTATTATATCATCGAAAAGACCCAATTGATATGTTAAAAACTCTAAAAGCTGGACTTAAAAAAGGTGGAGAAGTAATACTTGATACCTTAATAATTGAAGGAAATGAAGAAGTAGCCCTCTCACCTCTTAGATATGCAAAAATGAAAAATGTATATTTTATTCCTACTTTAAAAACTCTGTATAACTGGATAAAAAGAGCTAATTTTAGTGATGTAAAGTTTATTGGAAAAAGATATACAACTACAAATGAACAACGAAAAACTGACTGGATTGAAGGCGAAAGTTTAGAGAGTTTTCTAAATAAAACTCAAACTAAAACAATTGAGGGGTACGACCCACCTCTTCGATGTTATCTAAAACTAAAAAATTAA
- a CDS encoding aspartate carbamoyltransferase catalytic subunit gives MSKHLTHTKDLSKNEIVTIFKYAKEFLDEKKRDDLRGKLIINIFFENSTRTRSSFEIAAKRLSADVVNLDVNRSSTAKGETLFDTAANLDAMGPDTIIVRHNRSGVPKILSKYVKCSIINAGDGAHQHPTQGLLDLFTLLQKFKTLEGKTIAIVGDIRNSRVANSDIELFTRFGANVILVGPPQFLPKTTLPTTYNLKEAINHSDAIISLRTQTERHKTPTFASLKDYAENFKITKEVIKDKDILIMHPGPVHRNIDIDDEVLEDERCLVLNQVKNGVAVRMGILKFLIEN, from the coding sequence ATGTCAAAACACCTAACTCACACAAAAGATTTAAGTAAGAATGAAATAGTAACTATTTTTAAATATGCAAAAGAATTTTTAGATGAAAAAAAGAGAGATGATTTAAGAGGAAAACTTATTATTAATATTTTTTTTGAAAACTCTACTCGCACAAGAAGTAGTTTTGAAATTGCAGCAAAAAGACTTAGTGCAGATGTAGTGAATTTAGATGTAAATAGAAGCTCTACTGCAAAAGGTGAGACTCTTTTTGATACTGCTGCTAATCTTGATGCAATGGGTCCTGATACTATAATTGTTAGACATAACCGCTCAGGAGTTCCAAAAATACTCTCTAAATATGTTAAATGCTCAATTATAAATGCAGGAGATGGAGCCCATCAACACCCAACCCAAGGACTTCTTGATTTATTTACTCTACTTCAAAAATTTAAAACCTTAGAAGGAAAAACAATAGCAATTGTAGGAGACATTAGAAATAGTAGAGTTGCAAATTCTGATATTGAACTTTTTACACGTTTTGGTGCAAATGTAATTTTAGTAGGTCCTCCTCAATTTCTACCAAAAACAACACTACCTACAACTTATAATCTAAAAGAAGCAATAAACCATTCTGATGCAATAATTTCACTTAGAACTCAAACCGAAAGACATAAAACCCCAACTTTTGCTTCTCTAAAAGATTATGCAGAAAACTTTAAAATTACAAAAGAAGTAATTAAAGATAAAGATATTTTAATAATGCATCCAGGACCAGTCCATAGAAATATAGATATTGATGATGAAGTTTTAGAAGATGAAAGATGTTTAGTATTAAATCAGGTTAAAAATGGTGTTGCAGTTAGAATGGGAATACTTAAATTTTTAATTGAGAATTAA